The Notolabrus celidotus isolate fNotCel1 chromosome 23, fNotCel1.pri, whole genome shotgun sequence region TGTAGGTCGGAGGAGTGTTTCTCAGGAATGCTGTAAACAGCAAGAACAGGTGCCGGGCAACTGGCTTGAAAAAAGGTACACCCTCTGCACTACACTAGTTTTTAATTCAATGAGTTCTTCACCAATTGCTGAGATTTTTAAGAAACAGAAGTTTTTTCAACCAGAAGTGTGGTCTGCAAGTGaggaaaaacaatgaaacatctAAAACAGCTACTTGTAAACGATAAGAAGTATCTGTGCATTCAAATCAGCACCTTTGCATCTCTTCAGGTGAATCCATATTGTAACACTGCTTAACTAGCTACTTATTTCTACgatgaataaagaatgattggaCAGCAAGATGAAGCTTGTACagtaattaaaatatatatactttgtaggtttttttttaccagacaGTTGCCAACAACAAGGAAACATGAAGCCACTCTCTGATGTTACAGGTGTCACGCCTGCAGGATAACTCAGCCCTGAGTGTGTTATAGTGTGTGTTAAATCACATAAGCAGAAAGTTAACAACAGTAACATACAGGGGTTTGGCGTACTGTATTCACACTGTAAGGCCATCAGAGAGGATCCTCTGGTATCATGTGGTCACGAGGTAAATTGGTTTAAACTTTATGACCAAAAATCATCTCTTATTGGAAGTCAAAAGAAGCACATTTATCATTTGATACAGGAAAATCATAATTTGGAGTATATTATTACCTTTCAGCTACTTAGATGCTCCGTCTCTAAAAGCCTTCCTTCTATATCTCTGCCAGCCTccaaagagagtgtgtgtgttagtttgtgtgtgtgtgcgcatccTCTGGGCCTGCCCCTCTGTTAAGTTTCATTTCTGTTCAAATGCTCTGCCAAGTCTTCATGCAAACAAGCAaccaaatccttttttttttctccacctctTGCCTCAGGGTGTGTTACTTGTTAAGCTAGTTCTCACAGATCAAACATTGTCGATGCCAAAAGTCGCTGCCAGGATACTCCCAATAATTGTACTGTGTTGCTCAATGTTGATATCAAGTGGTAGAAAGTTATTCATAGTGTTCATTTTCAGTATTTGAAAGAAAGGTTAAAGTCCAAAATGACAATGCTACTTTTATTGGATTTGATCTTTACTGTTTTCCATAAACACAGTGGTTAGAGTTCACCAGTTcagtcattttcaaaaaaaaaactgaaaaaaactgaataaataactCAAAACATCTCAACAGTGAAATACtgaacaacatttaaatacaccAAATCATCCACACAAGCATAAATTACATTCATACAATATATTCTCATTCTGCCATTTACAGCATCCTGGATCAAGTggagctttgtgttttttaacagaCTGAGTCAATGCTGTTACAATCTCTAAAAtatcacttttacattttttggaaAATAATTTTTCTTGTATATATCTTACTTGTGATAGTTTACTCTAATATATAAAACCTGCACATTAATTTGAAAAGGAGAAAGCTTTCTTATTGTGAGTTCGGATCAATATctggggggaggagggtctccagttcggggagctcggaatttcatctctgctttttgcaggtgatgtggttctgttggcttctttgagcggggacctccagcgggcattgggtTGGTTTGCAAGTGAGTGCGAGAGTcagtacctccaagtctgaggccatggttctctgctggaaaaccgtggattgctctctctcggagGGGAgcgagactttgctccaagtgggggagtttaagtatctcggggtcttgttcgcgagtgggggtaaaatggagcgtgagatccacaggcggattggtgctgcgccagcagtgatgcggacattgtatcggaccattgtggtgaagagggagctgagccggaaggtaggggagagggatgtctgggtcaatttgcttggactgctacccctacgacccgaccccggaaaagcagaagaaaatggatggatggatggatggatggatcaataTCTTGACAAGTCCTTGACACGTTTGCCCATTGATTATGTTGACGTGTGTAGAAATCTCTAGAAAGATAAAAGAGAGGTTTAGAGTTGAATGAAAACTATACATTCAGAGAAAACAGGTGCCATCTTTGGACTTTGGACCATGAAGCAGACCTGTAGGAAATGAAGATTGTCTTCAATCAATAAGAGCGACTCCAGTTCAGAGTTTCTCCTCTCCAGCTCTGAGATTTCTTCCTCCAGTTGTTTGAtgagctctgtgttttctgcccATGCTTCTCTCAGTTTCTCCTCACAGAGATCTGCAGAGGGCTTGGTGTTTTCAATTGTGCTTAGTCTATCTTGTATCCCTTGCTGAAGTTTGAGCTTTCTCCATTTTAGTTTGACCTGTAGGAACGTAGATAAATCAGGTTAGAAATATATTGTAGTCAATCAACACAAGATGACTGAATGCTAAAAAAGGGTGTCTCTTGTAAGCCTTTACCTTCTTGATTGCCGCTTCCTTGTTGATTGAAATAATGTGATGTCCCCTGTGATCTGTCTGGGCACACATGGCACAAATGCATGTTCGATCACTCCGACAGAACCTGTTCAACCGCTTCCCATGCATTTTACAAACAGAGTCCTCCATGTTCTTCACCACACTGAGCAGAAGATGGCGCCCAAGATCTTCGTCCTGGTAATGTGGCTCCAGATGAGTGGCACAATATGACGCCATGCACTCCAAGCATGATTTGACTGCTCTGTGCTTTGCTGGGCAGAAATCACACAGGACCTCTCCAGATTTTAAAGGCACAGTTTCTTCCTCAGTTTGGGAAACAAAATGTAGAGTGTGGTTTGTTTCAAGCTGTGGCCTGGTGGGGTAAAAGGCCTTGCAGAGGGGGCACTGACAGGACCCATGGACCCTCCAGAAGTCACCTATACAGCCAAGGCAGAAGCGGTGTCCACAGGGGAGGGATGCAGGTCTGGTGAAGTCATCCAGACAGATGCagcactgagaaggctctgacATTGGGTCCAACTTATCGTGCCGTCTTTGCATGTGGATGGTCTGGTTTGGTGTGGTATTCCTGTGGTTGTTGATTACAGTAtatctgcaaagaaaacaaagatgtgtGTTAGCAGTACTGCTGTAATTTGGATCGGATGTCAGGGTCCCAAAATAGCTGATCTAGGATGAACTCAACCTTATTTAGTCATTCTTTGTATTGCTAAATGACATCATCCACATTTACAGGAAAGTGTCCTGATAGGGGccaagcagccctgtggtgtGGTGGTTATAGGACCTCTGGCTTTAGTCAAAGAA contains the following coding sequences:
- the LOC117807091 gene encoding E3 ubiquitin-protein ligase TRIM47-like: MSEPSQCCICLDDFTRPASLPCGHRFCLGCIGDFWRVHGSCQCPLCKAFYPTRPQLETNHTLHFVSQTEEETVPLKSGEVLCDFCPAKHRAVKSCLECMASYCATHLEPHYQDEDLGRHLLLSVVKNMEDSVCKMHGKRLNRFCRSDRTCICAMCAQTDHRGHHIISINKEAAIKKVKLKWRKLKLQQGIQDRLSTIENTKPSADLCEEKLREAWAENTELIKQLEEEISELERRNSELESLLLIEDNLHFLQRFLHTST